The following proteins come from a genomic window of Macadamia integrifolia cultivar HAES 741 chromosome 14, SCU_Mint_v3, whole genome shotgun sequence:
- the LOC122060943 gene encoding polygalacturonase inhibitor 2-like — MNAFPTRRLFLLLSTLFLLSYLPTPSSSSSGPLSTSSSVVLCNKDDYAALMKIKAAFHNASYFASWIPNTDCCNWTSVKCGDNSNSTNRITSLYIASAAFIFGHIPVDVGDLPYLESLVLIENLKVTGTIPSTITKLKFLGNLALSHNNLSGPIPSFLSQLPNLHSLDLSTNQFSGSIPSSLSDLPKLKQIILNSNSLTGVIPESFGKFQSRQSFWLDLSNNQLSGEIPKSFGDIDFFEIDLSGNKFVGDASMLFKANGSTEMIELSMNQMLEYNLSNVEIGKNLMYLRISHNKIFGSIPEAVTRMSNWQYFDVSYNLLCGKIPQGGNLQQFDSSSFYPNKCLCGAPLAACK; from the coding sequence ATGAATGCCTTTCCCACCCGACGACTCTTCCTCCTCCTGAGtactctcttccttctctcctatCTCCCaacaccatcttcttcttcttctggacCTCTGTCCACATCATCATCTGTAGTTCTCTGCAACAAAGACGACTACGCAGCACTTATGAAGATCAAGGCAGCATTTCACAATGCATCTTACTTCGCCTCGTGGATCCCCAACACCGATTGCTGCAACTGGACCTCCGTCAAGTGCGGTGACAACTCCAACAGTACAAATCGCATCACCAGCCTCTACATCGCCAGTGCAGCTTTCATCTTCGGCCATATCCCTGTTGACGTGGGCGACCTCCCATACCTCGAAAGCCTCGTTTTAATAGAAAACCTCAAAGTCACCGGAACCATTCCTTCCACCATTACAAAGCTCAAGTTCCTCGGCAATCTCGCACTCTCCCATAACAACCTTTCTGGTCCAATTCCTTCTTTCCTCAGCCAACTCCCCAACCTCCATAGCCTCGATCTCAGCACCAACCAGTTCTCTGGTTCGATCCCCTCCTCCCTCTCCGACCTCCCCAAATTAAAACAGATCATCCTCAACAGCAATAGTCTCACCGGAGTAATCCCGGAATCATTCGGGAAATTCCAAAGTCGACAGTCTTTCTGGCTCGACCTCTCTAACAACCAACTCTCCGGTGAAATCCCGAAATCGTTTGGGGACATTGATTTCTTCGAGATCGACTTATCTGGGAACAAGTTTGTAGGGGATGCGTCGATGTTGTTCAAGGCAAATGGGTCGACTGAGATGATTGAGCTATCGATGAACCAGATGTTGGAGTATAATCTATCCAATGTGGAGATCGGGAAAAACCTTATGTACTTGCGCATTTCGCACAACAAGATCTTTGGAAGCATACCAGAAGCTGTAACGAGAATGAGCAATTGGCAGTACTTTGACGTGAGTTATAATCTTTTATGTGGGAAGATCCCCCAAggtggaaatcttcaacaatTCGATTCATCCTCCTTTTACCCTAACAAGTGCCTCTGTGGTGCACCGCTTGCTGCTTGCAAGTAA
- the LOC122060660 gene encoding 3-hydroxyisobutyryl-CoA hydrolase 1-like, translating to MAENQGSWRKKPYKTKRISWLEFGKKQVLFEENSCARKVILNRPTRLNSLTFHMISEMLKKFKEYEKDSRVKLVILKGNGKAFCAGGDCVAVIQYCTGGHWSFGASFYRKQLILDYILATHDKTLVSLIDGVVMGGGAGLSMHGKVRVVTEKVVFAMPEAALGLFPDVGASYFLSRLPGFIGEYLGLTGARLDGAEMLACGLAIHFVHSKDLPSLEKELENVNSKDLTIVSNVINKFIEEPSIKSTSALRSMDIINKCFSRKTVEEILSALENEAKNGADTWIVAAIKSMKAASPTSLKIFLRSIREGRGQGLDQCLIREFRMASHAFRKTVNNDFYEGCRAMLFDKDKQPKWEVAKLELVTNEMVDQFFSKVEDDDWKDLQLDARSDEANLVKARL from the exons ATGGCTGAAAATCAAGGCTCATGGAGGAAGAAGCCATACAAAACTAAGCGCATCAGCTGGCTTGAATTTGGAAAAAAACAG GTTTTGTTCGAAGAAAATTCATGTGCAAGGAAAGTGATATTAAACAGGCCTACGAGGCTGAATTCTCTTACATTTCACATG ATCTCTGAAATGTTAAAGAAGTTCAAAGAATACGAAAAGGATTCCAGAGTGAAATTAGTGATACTGAAG GGAAATGGAAAAGCATTTTGTGCAGGTGGTGATTGTGTAGCTGTCATTCAATATTGCACTGGTG GTCATTGGAGTTTTGGTGCAAGTTTTTATCGGAAACAGCTCATCTTAGACTATATTCTAGCTACACATGATAAAACTTTG GTATCACTTATTGATGGAGTGGTCATGGGAGGTGGAGCTGGACTATCCATGCACGGAAAGGTTCGAGTTGTAACTGAGAAAGTG GTATTTGCAATGCCTGAAGCTGCTTTAGGACTTTTCCCGGATGTAGGTGCATCATACTTTTTGTCAAGGCTACCAGGTTTTATAG GAGAGTATTTGGGCCTTACTGGTGCACGGTTAGATGGGGCAGAGATGCTTGCATGTGGTCTTGCCATTCATTTTGTCCATTCCAAG GATTTACCTTCATTAGAAAAAGAGTTGGAAAATGTTAATTCTAAGGATCTAACTATCGTATCTAATGTCATCAATAAGTTCATTGAAGAACCATCAATTAAATCTACTTCTGCTTTAAGAAG TATggatatcatcaacaaatgttTCTCAAGAAAAACAGTCGAAGAAATATTATCAGCATTG GAAAATGAGGCTAAGAATGGTGCAGATACTTGGATTGTGGCAGCAATCAAGTCTATGAAAGCAGCATCTCCCACCAGCCTTAAAATATTCCTTAGATCg ATCAGGGAAGGACGAGGACAAGGCCTAGATCAATGCCTAATTCGTGAATTTAGAATGGCTTCTCATGCCTTTCGCAAAACAGTGAACAATGACTTTTATGAG GGTTGTAGAGCAATGCTGTTTGATAAAGATAAACAACCAAAG TGGGAGGTTGCGAAACTAGAATTAGTCACAAATGAAATGGTGGACCAATTTTTCAGCAAAGTGGAAGATGATGATTGGAAAGATTTACAGCTTGATGCTAGATCTGATGAAGCCAACTTAGTCAAAGCAAGACTGTAA
- the LOC122060661 gene encoding short-chain dehydrogenase reductase 2a-like produces MGGIASHAYVASKHAVVGLTKNVAAELGQNGIRVNCVSAFAIASPFVRNVLKKYNDDVIEKKVNGLASLKGVTLAEQDIAEAAVYFGSDESKCVSGHNFVIDGGFTVANTSFGIFDQ; encoded by the coding sequence ATGGGAGGGATAGCTTCTCATGCTTATGTAGCCTCGAAGCATGCAGTGGTGGGTCTCACAAAGAATGTAGCTGCGGAGCTAGGTCAGAATGGGATAAGAGTAAATTGTGTTTCAGCATTCGCGATCGCATCACCTTTTGTTAGGAATGTGTTGAAGAAGTATAATGATGATGTGATTGAGAAGAAGGTAAATGGGTTGGCTAGTCTCAAGGGAGTTACCTTGGCTGAACAAGATATTGCTGAGGCTGCAGTTTATTTTGGGAGCGATGAATCAAAATGTGTTAGTGGCCATAATTTTGTCATTGATGGAGGATTTACCGTTGCAAATACCAGCTTTGGTATATTCGACCAGTGA